Proteins co-encoded in one Papaver somniferum cultivar HN1 chromosome 5, ASM357369v1, whole genome shotgun sequence genomic window:
- the LOC113278846 gene encoding pre-mRNA-splicing factor CWC22 homolog, whose protein sequence is MVRLGSTFEQGTIVRRSNRIAERRRVTNLDQQEEIVGENQENELQNGPQPEQERNDDINHDIVSVHTSQTSYTEEETIITGDPGRIDGNDEDMTIAELRQRLIEERRRDDEERANLIRQNDDLREQNLRLQEQRPRSATRSRSRSTRSTSRQSQSNRGNDRRRDRMEAIEENSQEENNSQDQQKIRRAIQDLRTNRYKNPRELLRRTHHNLEREIEDPR, encoded by the coding sequence ATGGTGAGACTTGGATCTACTTTTGAACAGGGAACGATAGTTAGGAGGAGCAATAGAATTGCTGAAAGAAGAAGAGTTACAAATCTTGACCAACAAGAAGAAATAGTAGGAGAAAATCAAGAAAACGAACTCCAAAATGGACCTCAGCCTGAACAAGAGCGGAATGATGATATTAACCATGACATAGTGAGTGTTCATACATCGCAAACAAGTTATACTGAAGAGGAAACAATAATAACTGGAGATCCAGGAAGAATTGATGGAAATGATGAGGATATGACAATCGCAGAACTCAGACAACGATTGATTGAAGAACGTAGAAGAGACGAtgaagagcgtgcgaatttgatTCGTCAAAATGATGATCTAAGAGAACAAAATCTTAGATTGCAAGAACAACGACCAAGAAGTGCTACACGATCACGATCAAGGTCAACCAGAAGTACATCAAGGCAAAGTCAATCTAATCGTGGGAATGATAGGCGAAGAGATCGCATGGAAGCTATTGAAGAAAACTCGCAGGAGGAGAATAATTCACAAgatcaacaaaaaataagaagagCAATTCAAGATCTGAGAACGAATCGATACAAAAATCCACGTGAACTTCTTCGTCGCACCCATCACAATCTTGAAAGAGAAATAGAGGATCCAAGATAA
- the LOC113281158 gene encoding TOM1-like protein 3 isoform X1, with amino-acid sequence MDKKAVVCAERATRIMLESPDWNEVAELCKILKSNPGQTKDALKYLKTRLWHTLPRMQHLCLSVLETLCENCGDQVFGPIAELGILEDMVKIVQNTPYLSVRDQILVLIDRWQEAVGGSSGSSLQYNDAYRKLKSAGVDFPPREENSVPIHAPGLSSGSMTTAAVSSSGPTADNHLGWLHQNMLVLLGHTTAHESYGLEMKRFEED; translated from the exons ATGGATAAGAAAGCAGTTGTATGTGCTGAAAGGGCTACTAGAATAATGCTTGAAAGTCCTGATTGGAATGAGGTCGCCGAGTTATGCAAAATTCTTAAATCGAATCCTGG GCAAACAAAGGATGCGTTGAAATATCTTAAAACACGACTTTGGCATACATTACCACGGATGCAACATCTGTGTCTCAGT GTTTTAGAAACTCTTTGTGAAAATTGCGGGGATCAGGTGTTTGGGCCAATTGCTGAGCTTGGAATCTTGGAAGATATGGTCAAAATAGTGCAGAATACG CCATACTTAAGTGTGAGGGATCAAATACTGGTCTTAATAGATAGGTGGCAGGAAGCTGTGGGAGGGTCTTCTGGAAGTTCTCTGCAGTACAATGATGCATATCGAAAACTAAAG TCAGCTGGAGTTGACTTCCCACCTCGAGAAGAGAATAGTGTTCCTATCCATGCTCCTGGTCTCAG TTCTGGATCCATGACGACAGCCGCAGTGTCTAGTTCGGGTCCTACTGCTGATAATCA CTTGGGATGGTTGCACCAAAATATGCTTGTTCTCCTAGGACACACCACG GCACATGAAAGCTATGGATTGGAAATGAAACGATTTGAGGAGGATTGA
- the LOC113281158 gene encoding TOM1-like protein 3 isoform X2: MDKKAVVCAERATRIMLESPDWNEVAELCKILKSNPGQTKDALKYLKTRLWHTLPRMQHLCLSVLETLCENCGDQVFGPIAELGILEDMVKIVQNTPYLSVRDQILVLIDRWQEAVGGSSGSSLQYNDAYRKLKSAGVDFPPREENSVPIHAPGLSSGSMTTAAVSSSGPTADNQHMKAMDWK, encoded by the exons ATGGATAAGAAAGCAGTTGTATGTGCTGAAAGGGCTACTAGAATAATGCTTGAAAGTCCTGATTGGAATGAGGTCGCCGAGTTATGCAAAATTCTTAAATCGAATCCTGG GCAAACAAAGGATGCGTTGAAATATCTTAAAACACGACTTTGGCATACATTACCACGGATGCAACATCTGTGTCTCAGT GTTTTAGAAACTCTTTGTGAAAATTGCGGGGATCAGGTGTTTGGGCCAATTGCTGAGCTTGGAATCTTGGAAGATATGGTCAAAATAGTGCAGAATACG CCATACTTAAGTGTGAGGGATCAAATACTGGTCTTAATAGATAGGTGGCAGGAAGCTGTGGGAGGGTCTTCTGGAAGTTCTCTGCAGTACAATGATGCATATCGAAAACTAAAG TCAGCTGGAGTTGACTTCCCACCTCGAGAAGAGAATAGTGTTCCTATCCATGCTCCTGGTCTCAG TTCTGGATCCATGACGACAGCCGCAGTGTCTAGTTCGGGTCCTACTGCTGATAATCA GCACATGAAAGCTATGGATTGGAAATGA